ATTTTCTGGCAGTTAGCGACATTAGGCGCTATTTCCTCCCATACTTTTGTCGGAATATTGGCGCAGCAAGCCGGTTTGAATGGTCTATTGCAAGCCGTACGCGATGTGGTGGCCTCCCCTCATGTTGAGCTGGCCGTTCACCTGTTTGCCGACCTGGCGCTGGCAACCTCATTCCTCGGGGTCGCCTTGGGTCTGTTTGATTATCTGGCCGATTTATTTAAACGCCGTAATTCAGTACGAGGCCGCCTGCAAACTGGCGCAATTACCTTTGTACCGCCGCTACTATTTGCGCTGTTTTACCCACGTGGTTTTATTATGGCGCTGGGCTTTGCGGCGGTCGCATTATCAGTATTAGCATTAATCCTACCCGCGATGCTGGCGTGGAAAGCACGTAAAATCCATCAGGGGAATTATCGCGTTTGGGGCGGGAAACCGGCGTTGGCCGCAGTATTTGCTTGTGGCGTTCTGGTGATTGGCATTCAGGTAGGGATAGTGACCGGCGCATTACCAGCAGTCGGCTAATTCAGCCCATAAAGACAAAAAGGCGCATATCCTGTCTGGAATGCGCCTTTTTTACAGAAAATAGTGTTAAATCAGAATGCTAAACCCGCGCCGATATACACACCATCCGCTACGCGATTATCCCGATGCCCGTCTTTACCTTCCATATTGATATAGCGATAGCCGACATCAACAGTTAATGGGCGGAATACATTCCAGCGCAGGCCGCCATTAGCTTCACTGTAGGACTTCATCCCACTGGTCAGCTCTTCAGGGGCGAAATAGCCTTCACCGTACAGAGTGAATGATTTACTGATCGGGTAAGTTAACCCACCGCCAATGGCGACTGCGCCACCACTGCTGCCATCTTCCGGTGACATATATATGCCTTTACCGCCAATAGTTGCCATCAATGGGCCAAGCGGGAGATTGAAGCCCAAGCCCAGGCCATAAATATCGCCATCATGGTCACTACGCGCCCAGTTGCCGCTAATAGCCAACCCACCGGTGTTAGTGCCCATACCGAACCCTAGGTTGGTGTAATCACTGCCAACTTCACCATTCAAGCTTATTGCATTGGCAGATCCCGCCACAAACAGCAAGCTAGCTGCGCATGCGATTAAGTGCTTTTTCATATTGTTCTCTCATTATTCTTGATGTTACCTGTGAGCAAACTCTGGCTGACAGGCGCTTCCCACACCGAGTTTAACTGAAAAAAACAGCATGAACACACGGAAAAACCGATTAAATACCACAGTATTTCAAATAATTGTAAATACCTACACAATTGATGTGTCTAATGCTAACAATGATAACGATAAGGCGTGCCTATTTGCTGAATCGCACCAATAAGGCTACAACTAGTGTGGAGATCAAAGAATAAACCGCTGATGTTGTTTAAGTTATTATTTTGCCAATCGGACTTTTGGCGAAATCTCATACTGTAAAACACCCAATACGCAATCAATTCAACAGCCATACTGGAGAAAATGATGAGCAAAAAGAAAGGATTAACCACCGCAGCAGGCGCTCCCGTCGTTGATAATAATAATGTTGTGACGGCTGGCCGACGTGGCCCGATGTTGCTGCAAGATGTCTGGTTCCTGGAAAAACTGGCCCATTTTGATCGTGAAGTTATCCCGGAACGCCGCATGCATGCTAAAGGCTCTGGTGCTTACGGTACCTTCACCGTCACCCACGACATCACCCGATATACTCGCGCAAAAATTTTCTCTGAGATTGGTAAACAAACTGAAATGTTTGTGCGTTTCTCAACGGTAGCGGGCGAACGGGGTGCGGCCGATGCCGAACGTGATATCCGTGGTTTTGCCATGAAATATTACACTGAGGAAGGTAACTGGGATTTGGTCGGTAACGATACGCCGGTATTCTATTTACGTGATCCACTGAAATTCCCGGATCTGAATCACGTGGTTAAACGTGACCCACGCACCAACCTGCGTAACCCAACTTATAAGTGGGATTTCTTCTCGCAGCTGCCAGAATCGCTACACCAGCTCACTATCGATTTCAGTGACCGTGGCCTGCCAAAATCATATCGCCATATGCACGGATTCGGCAGCCATACCTTCAGCTTTATCAATGCCGCCAATGAGCGCTTTTGGGTTAAATTCCATTTCCGCTGCCAGCAAGGCATTGAGAACCTTATGGATGATGAAGCTGAAAAACTGGTTGGTCAGGATCGTGAAAGTTCCCAACGTGATCTGTATGAAGCCATTGAACGCGGTGATTTCCCGCGCTGGAATCTACAGATTCAGGTGATGCCAGAACATGAAGCATCACAAACCCCGTATAACCCATTCGATCTAACCAAAGTATGGCCGCACGGCGACTATCCATTGATTGATGTGGGTTTCTTCGAACTGAACCGCAATCCGGAA
The sequence above is drawn from the Yersinia enterocolitica subsp. enterocolitica genome and encodes:
- the katA gene encoding catalase KatA is translated as MSKKKGLTTAAGAPVVDNNNVVTAGRRGPMLLQDVWFLEKLAHFDREVIPERRMHAKGSGAYGTFTVTHDITRYTRAKIFSEIGKQTEMFVRFSTVAGERGAADAERDIRGFAMKYYTEEGNWDLVGNDTPVFYLRDPLKFPDLNHVVKRDPRTNLRNPTYKWDFFSQLPESLHQLTIDFSDRGLPKSYRHMHGFGSHTFSFINAANERFWVKFHFRCQQGIENLMDDEAEKLVGQDRESSQRDLYEAIERGDFPRWNLQIQVMPEHEASQTPYNPFDLTKVWPHGDYPLIDVGFFELNRNPENYFAEVEQASFNPANVVPGVSFSPDRMLQGRLFSYGDAARYRLGVNHHQIPVNSAKCPFHNYHRDGAMRVDGNSGNTATYEPNSFGLFQEQPDFSEPPLTLEGAADHWNHREDDDYYSQPRALFNLLSAEEHQRMFTRIAGELSQVPEEIQRRQVALFEKVHPDYGAGVKQALGLN
- a CDS encoding YfaZ family protein, which codes for MKKHLIACAASLLFVAGSANAISLNGEVGSDYTNLGFGMGTNTGGLAISGNWARSDHDGDIYGLGLGFNLPLGPLMATIGGKGIYMSPEDGSSGGAVAIGGGLTYPISKSFTLYGEGYFAPEELTSGMKSYSEANGGLRWNVFRPLTVDVGYRYINMEGKDGHRDNRVADGVYIGAGLAF